The uncultured Dysgonomonas sp. genome contains the following window.
CCCATAAGTCAATGATTTCTTTGACTTTTTTTTTGTTTTCCATTGTTGTTTTATTCTAAATTAGTTAATACTTGTATCAATTAAAAGATACAAAAAATCCTGAAGTTTTATCCTTAAGGTTCCAAATTTGAGATTCCCTGAATTTGAGGGCGAGTGGGAAGTGACATTTCTTGGAAATGAGTGCACGGTTAACCCGAAAGTATCTACTCTAGAAAGTGAATTTGTTTACGTCGATTTAGAGTCAGTAGTTAAAGGAGTATTGATAAGTACAAATCATATAAATAGGTCGGAAGCTCCGAGCCGAGCTCAAAGAGTTCTTTCGGATAAAGATATATTATTTCAATGTGTACGCCCCTATCAGTTAAACAATTATATTTATCATAGACAAGGCAGTAAGCAATGGGTAGCTTCCACAGGATATGCACAAATACGGACAAAGCATAATATTGATTTCCTTTATCAATTATTAAATTCTCCTCAATTCAATCAAGAAGTAATGCTTCGCTGTACGGGTACAAGTTATCCTGCAATATCGGGTACAGATCTTGGAAATATCCCAATATCAATTTGTTCCAATGAAGAGCAAAAGAAAATAGGAGGGCTATTATTTCGGATAGACGATCAGATTGCCACCCAAAGCAAAATAATTGAGGGTTTGAAGGAATTAAAAGCTTGGCTCAGCAAACAACTATTTAGTCGCAAGCTCCGCTTCAAAGATGAGAATGGGAATGATTTTCCAGAGTGGGTGGAAACGAAATTAGGGGAAATAGCAGAAACGTATTCAGGCGGAACACCTACTTCGACAAATAATAGCTATTATATTGGGAATATTCCATTTATTAAGTCGGGAGAAATTTCATCTGATAAAACAGAACAGTTCATCAATGAGGAGGCTTTGAAAAATTCGTCAGCAAAAATGGTATCTAAAGGCGATTTACTACTAGCCTTATATGGTGCGACCAGTGGAGAGGTTGCAATATCTCAAATAGCAGGTGCTATAAATCAAGCAGTGTTAGTTATTAAGAGTATGCAAAATACTAATTTCCTTCATCATTTCTTAAGATGTAATAAGGAAAATATAATTTCTACATACCTTCAAGGTGGACAAGGTAATTTATCGGCACAAATTGTAAAAAATATAACTATAAATCTTCCATCCCTCACTGAACAGAAAAAAATAGCCGATTTCCTTTCTGAAATCGACAATAAAGTAGAAGTTGAAACTACAACATTTGACTTGCTGACCAAACAAAAACATTATCTTTTACGACAGATGTTTATATAAACATCTGTTTGAGGAGGTATTTTTTCTGAATTTCTAATTGTTGTAATACTTTAGACTCTATTCTGATCTTATAATCATAAGAAGAAAGAAAATCAGTTATTTTGCCCTGTTCCTCCATGCAAGGCTGTTCAAATCTAATTTTGGAGAAATTTTCATAAAATAAGTAATCCCTCACACCTCCTTCAACATTCTTCAAAACTTCTTTGTTAAATGAATTAGTTTTAAAGAAATGAAACAAGAAATTATCGTTTATGGAGTCTTGGGTTTTGAAACAAACATATAATGAGCTAATAATTATATTCTCTAAATTGCCACTATACCCGATTGAACCAACGTTTATTCTTGCTGGATTATATGCAAAAGTGTGTTTGTTTATTACTTTATATAGTTTGATGTCATAACCTCTATCATCACTATCAATTCCTTCAAATTGTTCATTTTGAGGAACAAATCCGTCTTTGTTATTTATTGAATATACTGGAAGTTTTTCATTGTTTTTATTTCTTTCACTTACAACCATTGTAACATTTCCTAATAGCTGCGTTTTCCATTCTGGAAAATCTGCCCCATCATCATCTTTGAAGCGGAGCTTGCGACTAAATAGTTGTTTGCTGAGCCAAGCTTTTAATTCCTTCAAACCCTCAATTATTTTGCTTTGGGCTGCAATACGTTCGTCTATCAGAGATAAAAAAGAAGCTATTTTTTGTTGCTCAGAAATATCGGGAATAGAAATCTCGATCTGTTCTATTGTACTTTTTGAAAGACTAGGAACACCAGATGCTTCATTATACATTAACCAATTTATCTGTTCAAAAACATTGAATACAAATTTAGGTAGAACGTTCTTGTACGAATAAGTATAAAATAACGTATCCACAGTCCAAAACTTACCATTATAATAGAATGGTTTGTTAATTGTACCTTTTCGCCCAATACATACCGACTCCCCATCAAAAAGAAATTCATTCACAGAGGTCATATAGCCTCCAGTACCAAAAACAGGAATATTTCCTTCTTTTAGATGTTTATAATCTCTACCACTCCCAACTTTAAGAATCTCTCCCAACTTCTTCACTTCCCACTCGCCCTCAAATTCAGGGAATCTCAAATTTGGAACGTTGCCCTTATTTTTTCTCTCTTCTTTCATACCAGTCATTGTAATGCTTTGCAATTTAACATTGAGGATTTATCCAAAACTAAAAAACCAATCCTAACTCTTTTAGATACACTTCAATTTGGCTATCCAAATCGCTGCGTTTTGCTTCGAGTTCTTTAATTTCACGCATTACGGCATGAATATCTATTTCCTCTTCTTCTTCGAACGTGTCTACGTACCGAGGAATATTTAGATTAAAATCGTTGTCAATAATCTCTTGTAGTGAAGCGCGATGAGAATACTTTTCGAGTTCGGCACGAGTAGCGTAAGTATCCACAATCTTGTCTATATGCTCCTCTCTCAACTTATTCTGATTCTTTACTTTCTCAAATGCTTTTGAGGCATCAATAAACAAAATATTATCGCCATCTTTTCGGCATTTTTTGAAAACTAGTATACATGTAGGAATACTAGTTCCATAAAATAAGTTGGCTGGCAGTCCAATAATGGCATCAATATAGTTTTTGTTCTCAATCAAATAGCGGCGAATCTTACCCTCGGATGCTCCACGAAACAGCACCCCGTGAGGAGCCACGCAAGCCATTGTACCACCATCACTTAAGTGATGTATCATGTGTAGAATAAAGGCATAATCGGCTTTGCTTTTGGGGGCTAATGCTCCGGCACGGCTAAAACGATCGTCGGTATTATATTTGCTATCGGCAGTCCAATTAGCTGAAAATGGAGGGTTTGCTACAATGGCATCAAACACTTCATTCTCAAATTGGTCGTCCTCTAACGTATCACCACTACGTATTTCGAACTTATCGTATCGTTGATTATGCAATAGCATATTCATTCGGGCGAGGTTGTAGGTAGTAGGGTTCTTTTCCTGCCCATATATAAATTCGGCTCCGCCCTCTTTGGCTACACGTAACAGCAGCGAACCCGAACCGCAGGTGGGGTCATAAACATTACGTAACCGAGAATGATCTACCGTAACAATACGTGCGAGAATAGTTGACACTTCCTGCGGAGTATAAAATTCGCCTGCCTTTTGTCCAGCACCGGCAGCAAATTCTCCGATCATATATTCATAAGCATCTCCTAAAACATCTATTTCGGCATCTTCCAGTCGAAAATCTATTTCGTCGAGAGCTAATAAGAGGCTACTTATTAATTTATTTTTATCGTCCGCTGTCTTACCTAGTTTGGCAGATGTCAAGTCCACATCATCGAATAAGTTTTGAAAATCATCTTGCGAATCGGCGCTCAATGTACTATCCTCGATGCGCTTGAATGCTACACCCAAAACCTCAAGTATAAACTTGCCAACCTTGGCATCTGCAATGAGTGTAGAAAACAGAAACTCCGACTCAAGGAAATATCCTATTTCTTCAATGGCAGCCTCTCTCAGCTCTTGCTTAAATTCCTCGTCCTCGGTAGCCCATGCAATTTGAAAGGTTATTTTGTCGTTTTTAAGTTGTTCATTAATGTACAACTCTATTCGCTCAGAGAGGTATTTGTAGAATATCAATCCCAGTCCATAATTCATAAAGTCACTGGCATTCATATTTCCACGCATATCGCACGCCATCTTCCAAAGCTGTGCTTTTAGTATTCTTTGTTGTTCTTCGCTCATAATATTGTACTTAGATTGCTTGTTTAACAAGACTCATTATATACTCTAGATTTTTATCATCGGCTACTTTTACTTCATAGTCTCCATTTCCGAGATGCCCGACAGATGAAATATCACGAGTAATATTTTTGGGGTCATCAAGATTACCCCTCTTAATATTGATAGTTAATTTTAAACCGTTTTTCTGTATCTCAAAATCACAAACGTTATTATTTCCTATTTTGAATGCAATATAAAATTTCTGAGGCCTAACTTCTATTCCATCAGCAAGATTGAGAATGGATGATTTAAATTTTTCATATAACTCTATAACCTCCTCGGATTTTCCACGCAGAAGATCCTCCTCTGTATAAACCTTTATCTCGTTTGTAACTTCCTTTAGTTCTGTATTGGTTTGAGTTATTGGCTTAATACTCTCAGCCGATTTTGTTTTACGTATAGGCGAAATAGTAACCGTTCCATTCTCGAATCTCTTAAACTCCCAGAGTTCGATAGCAAGATCTTTGAAATTAGTTGCTTCTTTTTGATTTTCAGTAAAATCAGTAGAAACAAATACAACTCGGGTTTGCGACCAGTCTACACTATCACGTGCCAACGTTTTCTCTAGTCCTTCATTGTACTCTAAAATGAAATCTGCTTTGTTTTGGAGCATCAAACTTAAATATGTAAACCCTTGATCAACAACACTTGCATTCCGATCTCGTTTGTATTCGATAATAACAAAAGCCTTTGATTGTGGGTCGTAGGCAAGTGTATCTATACGTTTACTCTTAATGGTAAATTCAGATTTGACTAATTCTAACCCCATAATGAGAGGTAGATTTTGTTCAAACAAATTCTGAATATCTCTTTCGAGCTTGAAAGGTTTCTCTTTAATCTGCTCCAATTTATCACCTAGGGATTTGTATAGTATCATAAATTTAATTTGCCTTAATTCCAACTAAACAGTTTAATAATATCTTGCATTTTTTCAATAATGCTTTTTTTCTTCGCTTGGTTTTCCCTAAATGTTAATATCAGTGGTTCAATCGCCCTTTTGATAATTTCATTCTTGGGTTTACCAAGATACTCAAATTCTGTGATATATTCATGCAACAATTCTTCGTTGACACCCTCTTCGGCAGCTACTTTTCCAATGGCTTTTGCACGTTCGGCTATGATATACTTATCTAAATCACTTTCTATATCACTGGGTGTGTCTTTATCCTGTCTACCATCTATATGGATGCGTATAAATTCGTCAATAAGTCTACTTTTTGATCTCAAAACAGGATCGCCATTCACTGTGTCGAGCACCGCTTTTCGATCTTTGTTATATGATGCCGACTCTGGGCGCAATTCTTGCAACAAAGCAAGAATATACATTACATTGATGATGTCACGATGGATAAGCTCCAGCTCAAAATCAATATCCGATAATATGCTTTCGGCATCTGGATTTATTGGTTTAACGGCAAGTTGATTTGACATATCTAAATATTTGCTCTGAAAGTCAGCAAATAGCTGATCTTTTATCTCTAAAGCATTTCCATTGAATTCATTATATCCTTTCATCTGAGTCCGTAGACGGAGCATCGCTCTGAAAAGCATGACGAATGTACGCTTATCTTGTTCCGACTGAAACTCCGATATTGAATCTATTGTGGGGTATTTTTCTAAAAAACTAATAGCCTGATTATTGAATTCTTCAACTAAGCTTTGGTATGGTTTCATCAAAACTATTTCTGACGAATTGCTATTAGAGTATAGCGAAATAGCTGCATCTGTATTCTCTTTCAAATCTCTAAAACAGACTATTTTGCCAAACCGTTTTTTCTCATTCAAAACCCTGTTCGTTCTCGAAAATGCCTGCAACAAACCATGATAATTAAGATTCTTGTCTACATAGAGTGTATTTAACCGCTTAGCATCGAATCCTGTGAGAAACATATTTGCTACTAACAAGAGGTCAATCTGACGATTTTTCATTCGCTTGTTGATATCATCGTAGTATAGGTTGAAATTATCGGTGTTGAAGTCCGTTCCAAACATCTCGTTATAATCTCGGATATACCCCTCCAAAATATCACGTGTGTTGCCATCTGAGACAAAACCCTCGTTCATTCCGGTAAGCTCATCCTCGCTGTCTTCATTTTGAGTATAAGTGAATATTGTTGCTATTTTTAAATCGTGGTTCCTACTCTTGAATAGATCGTAATATTTTGTAACCATGGGTACGCCCCCAACAGCAAACATCGCATTAAAGTCACGTTCGTAGGTAGAAGTATTATAGTTGTCCAAGATAAAATCTACAATATCTTCCATACGTTTGTCGCTCATCATTGCCTCTCGCGTATCAATAGATTTGACCTTTTTGTCATCTTCGTTTCTTTTTTTCCATTTACCATGATATTCCACCAAAAAGCTCAACACATTTTCATCCGCAATAGCATCTTTGATGAGATATTCATGCAGACGTTCCCCAAAAATATCTTTCGTGGTTCGTCCGTCATTCGCATTTTTAGCAAGAATAGGTGTACCTGTAAATCCAAAATAGCGAATATGATTGAAGAAATCTGTTATATTAGTGTGCATATCCCCAAACTGACTCCGATGACACTCATCAAAAATCATCACAATATTTTTTTCTTTCACGTCCTGCAATCCTTTACTAAACCGTTCTTTTTGAACGGCATTGTTTAGTTTTTGAATTGTGGTAATCATCAACTTTTTGTTTGATTGTAATGCTTTTACAAGGGCTTTGGTGTTATCTGTACTATCTACAGCTCCAGGTGAAAACGCATCATATTCTTTCTTGGTTTGCGTATCAAGATCATGTCTATCAACAACAAACAGCACCTTATCTATGTCAGGCATCTCAGAAATTAATTGAGCAGCCTTAAACGATGTTAGTGTCTTTCCCGAACCGGTAGTATGCCAAATATATCCGTTTTTAGTTGAATTGGCAACCTTGTCAATCAATGCTTCAACAGCATAGTATTGGTACGGACGAAGTATCATAAGACACTTATCTGATTGATGCAATACAACATATTTTGCCAACATTTTACCCAGTGTGCATTGGTCAAAAAACATCGCTGCAAAAATATCAAGACGGTCTATATGATTGTTTTTGAAATCTGCCCACGGAAATGTGAATTTATATCCCTGATTAGGATTGTTTGTGAAATATCGGGTATTAACACCATTGGATATTACAAATATCTGAATGTATTTGAATAATCCTTTGAATGCAGTTTTATGATAACGTTGCACTTGGCTGTATGCTTGTTTCAGTTCTATACCTCGTTTTTTCAATTCAATCTGAACTAAAGGAAGTCCATTCACTAAAATCGTAACATCATAACGCGACTTACGGCGTCCTTCGTCTGTGATTTGACTTGATACCTGAAACTCGTTCTTACACCACTCTTGCGTGTTAAGAAATTCGATCCATTTCGTTGTACCATCTTCACGAACTAAGGAAAATTTGTCGCGCAACTTGATAGCTTTATCGAATATAGAACCACTTTCGAGATGAATCATTATTCGCCCGAATTCGTCGTCTGAAAGAACTATCTTATTGTGATTATCAAGTTGTTTTCGAAAATTGTTAATAAGAGCTTCTTCATCTTCAATTTTTACAGCTTGGTAATTCATCGAAACGAGGGTCTTTATTAGACCTGATTCTAAAGCTTGTTCGGATTGGGTTGATGTCATTATTTATTATTATTGGCATATTCTTCAAAGGTAAGTATTTGTTGTTAGTTGTCAAAAACTTTCACTCCTTGAAACCGTTAGTTATTATTAGAGAGAAGAGAGGTATACCCAAACATTTTTTGCGGTGAATAAAACTTATATTCTCCGCAAATTTACGGAGAATAATTCGTATTTTTACCGCATAAATTAATTAAACAATGGCAAAATATATTTACCAATATCCGCAATGGCCTGATTTTAGTTGGGATGACAAACAAATTCAACCTATACTTGGAGAGGTTCGTCATCTGCAAGGGAAAATCATCGGTCAAATGAATGTTTTGGGCTTTTCTTTGAAAGAGACAACTTCATTAGCTACATTAACCGAAGATGTTATTAAGTCATCTGAGATTGAGGGAGAAAGGCTTAATTACGATCAAGTACGTTCTTCGATTGCGCGTCGTTTGGGAATTGAAACAGCTGGGATGGTAGCTTCGAACAGATATGTGGAAGGTGTTGTTGACATGATGCTTGATGCAACGCAAAACTATCAAAAACCAATTGATAACGAGCGACTTTTCGGATGGCATGCAGCATTGTTTCCTACAGGTAGAAGTGGTATGCAAAAAATTGAGGTGGGGCAATATCGCACAGGAGAAATGCAGGTAGTTTCGGGGGCGATGGGTAAAGAAAAAGTACATTTTGAAGCTCCGCCTGCAGAGAGTGTTCCCAAAGAGATGGATTTGTTTATTACGTGGCTCAATAGTGATACAAAGTTAGATTCTGTATTAAAATCTGCTATCGCTCACTTTTGGTTCATTATTATACATCCTTTTGATGATGGTAATGGTCGTATTGCTCGAGCAATATCCGATCTCTTACTTGCACGTTCTGATAATAGTAACCAGCGGTTTTACAGTTTGTCGAGCCAAATACTTGCACAAAAAAAGAGATATTACGAGATGTTGCAGAAAGTGCAACACAGCAGTGGAGATATTACTCCTTGGTTTAAGTGGTATCTTGATTGTTTATATGATGCACTCGATGTTACTGCTTTGACTTTAAAAAAAGTTTTATCTAAGTCCAATTTTTGGGAGCAATATAAAGATATACAATTCAATCATCGTCAAAACTTGATTCTCAATAAGGTCTTGGATGGCTTTGACGGTAAACTCACATCATCGAAGTGGGCAAAGATAGCAAAATGTTCATCTGACACGGCTCTTCGTGACATTCAGGATTTGATTTCGAAAGGTATACTTCGCAAAGAGGCACAAGGTGGGCGGAGTACTAATTACGAACTTGGTTTTGATGTTGAAGAATAACTTGGTTTAGTATCTCTGAAATAGACTATTTTGATTATATTTGCAGTGACAATAAAGCGTTCTTTAATAGTATTGTAACTTGTTGATAATCAACCCACCTATCAAAAGGAGGACTTTTAGGAGGATTTAATTTTCGAGGTGTTATAAATACTTGAATATAAGGTGATTGTACGTGAGACTATTTGTCCCGTCCAGCATCATAACGTTGAAGTTCTACGAATTCTTCTGCTGTTTTATTTCCGGCATATTTATCAAGAAACGCCTCCTGTGCTCTGATCATTGGCGTAAAATAATGATCTGTCCAGCAAGTTTCGGGTAAGATAAAGGTGGCAACGGGCATATATCCCGCAGTCTGTATTTGAGCTACTTTATTGGAAATCGTATTCATTTCAGGGAAATGCGGCATACAATAATTTTCAATTTCTGCCGGACGCTTTTCTGTAAACCAGGCACTTTCAGTTACAGCTATATATCCCCCCGATCTCAGAAACTTACGCCACTCTCTCAGCCCCCGTTCAAAACCGATATTATAAATAGCTCCTTCACACCAGATCAGGTCTAACTCCTCATTCTGGAAAGGAAGATTATCCATTGAACGTACAATACCTTTCACCCGGCCCTGAAGATTCAAATCTTTGGAATTACAATTGAGCCGGTCAATGAATTGAGGAAAAAGATCGAAACCTGTAATCTGTCCGGGTATATGCTGAGCCAGCGCCATAGTCTGCCCGCCGGTTCCACAACCGATGTCAGCAATAAAGGATTTGTCGGTAAGATTATCTATAAAGCTCAATGCTTTCAGGGTTATTTCAGGGCTACCGGGCCCTTGACGTTTCATTTTTAAAAAGAATTCACAGATAAAATTAAAATCGAATTCGTGAATAGTGGTAATATTTTCGTTACTCATTGTTGTAATGTATGTAGCATACAAGGAAAGCATAGCAATGCTTTTGATCACTGTACGCAAGATTAAAAACTATAATTATAAATAATAGAAAATCACTCTCAAAAGGAGTTATCCGAGAGTAAACGAAAGGACAATCTGTATAAGAAATACAAATTGTTTACTAAACCAAATCCGTTTTAAGTAAATTACGTGTCATGTTGCAAAGGTATGAAAAAATAATTAATGGTGAGAACTTATAATATTTTCTAACAAATAAACAATCCCGGAGGAAGATCGAGGGCATTAGCTTGCTTCTAGATATTAGACTATATACCTAATTAATAACCTAAATTCAAATCCCCGAATAAAAAAGTATAATGGGATTCCTGATTTTCAAGATCATTTATAACTTTTAAAAACTTACTGACACACTGTTGTCAACCTTGTATAATATTTTTGCATCAATAATCGAAATCCAAAAACATTAGAATATGAAACTTAAATCTTACTTAGTATTTAATGGTAATACAAAAGAAGTACTAAATTTTTACGCAAAAGTATTTAATGGGACGAAAAGCGGCTGGACTTTCGCTGAAATACCTTAATTAGTTACTTAGAAAGCTTTCAGGCTCAGGTCAATATTCGGAGCAGCATATATTATCGCTCCCGAAGAGATATAATCCACACCCGTTTCGGCTATTGCATGCACTGATTCTTTCGTGATTCCACCCGACGCCTCTACCTTAACAGCACCATCAATGAGCTGTACCGCCGCTGCCATTTCAAACAGTGACATGTTATCCAGCATAATCACATCCACTGCATTTGTAGCCAACGCTTCTTTCACTTCGTTAAGATTACGGGTCTCCACTTCTATTTGCAGATCTTTTCCTATCTCTTTCAGATATTTCACTGTAGCTTCCACAGCTTTGGTTATACTTCCGGCATAATCGTTATGATTATCTTTCAGCATTATCATATCAAAAAGCCCGTAACGGTGATTCTTTCCCCCGCCGATATACACAGCCCATTTTTCACACATACGGAAGATAGGAGATGTTTTGCGGGTGTCGAGTATGCGGGTATCGGTATCGGCCAATAACTCCACCATTTCGTGCGTATAAGTAGCTATGCCGCTCATGCGTTGCATACAGTTGAGAACCAGTCGTTCCATTGTAAGGATAGAACGCGCCGAACCGGATACAATGAAAGCAATATCGCCTTCCTTCACGCTATCCCCATCATTCTTATATACTTCTATCTCCAGGCTCTTATCATAATAATGAAATATCTCCTGAGCAAGATCTACACCAGCCAGAATACAGTCATGCTTGATTAGCAGTCGTGCTCTCTGTTTCAAACCGACAGGGACACTGGCTAAAGTAGAGTGATCACCGTCTCCGATATCTTCTTTTATAGCTTCATCTATAAAATGATATAGTCTTTCATCCGTTACATAAGGTGGTCTATTCATTTCTTATCCAAATCTTTATTATAAAATGTACCTCTATTTTCTGTTTGTTCCATACTTTGGGTTATTATCAGAAAGGCGACACTTACCAGATTACGCAACTCTGATAACTGGGGTGACAAAATGGAAAAGTTATATATTTCTTTCACCGACCTGTATATCTCTTCCTCTTTCTGTTTTGCCAACTTTAGGCGTCTATTACTACGAACTATACCCACGAGGTCACTCATCAATGTCTGTAATTCTTTGCGCAGATAATTCAGTAATACCATTTCCTCATTTACTTTCATTCCTTCCTGATCCCATTCCGGAATTTTATGAAGCTGTTCATAGTTAAAGTTGTCCTCACGCAGTCGTTCCAACGTTTTCACAGCTGCACGATGACCGAACACCAACGCTTCGAGCAAGGAATTCGATGCCAAACGATTTGCGCCGTGCAATCCCGTATTGGAACATTCGCCTACAGCAAACATATTTTTAATTGTGCTTTGTCCGAACAGGTCTACATCTATACCTCCACACAGATAATGGCTGGCAGGTACAACAGGTATCAAATCCCTGAACATATCCAGTCCGGCATCTTTACACTGCTTGTAGATATTTGGAAAATGTTCCATGAACTTACCCTGGTTTAGATGGCGACAGTCGAGACATACATAATCGTCTCCTCGCAGCTTCATTTCGCTATCGATAGCACGGGCCACAATATCACGCGATGCCAACTCTTCCCTGTCATCATATTTATGCATGAATGCTTCTCCCGATGCAGTGCATAGTTTTGCACCAAAACCTCTTACAGCCTCCGAAATCAATGGCAATTGCCCGGTGGTAAGGCTATAAAATGCAGTAGGATGAAACTGGATGAACTGCATATTACTGATTCTGGCTTTCGCTCTGTGTGCCAGACCTATACCATCTCCTGTAGCGATTATCGGATTGGTTGTATTCTTATATACATGTCCGCAGCCACCTGTTGCCATAAGTGTTATTTTGGCGGACATCTTCTTTATGCGTTGCGTCTTCAGATCGAGGACGTAAGCTCCGTAACAGTTCAGATTATATTTATCGAATGATTCACCCGGAATATGATGTTCCGTAATAAGGTCTATCACATAATGATGATTGAGCAGCTCCACATTAGGTAACCGCTCAATAGCTTTCAACAAAGCTCTTTCTATCTCTGCTCCGGTAATATCTTTATAATGTACTACACGATTTTCTGTATGGCCGCCTTCACGTCCCAAATCATATGCCTGAAACTCATTTTTGTCGAAGTTAGCCCCCCACTCCACTATTTCGCGAATACGTTCAGGCCCTTCGGTCACCACTACTTCCACAGCTTCCCTTTTGCATAATCCGTCTCCGGCACGTAGGGTATCTTCGATATGTTTTTCGAAACTATCTTTTGTAAAATCCGTTACAACAGCTACACCACCCTGGGCATACTTTGTATTCGACTCCTCATCATCCGATTTGGTTATGACTGTAACTTTAGCATCCGGTTTCTGCTGCGCTATTTTCATCGCATAAGAAAGTCCTGATATGCCTGAGCCGATTACAAGAACATCTGTATAAATCATTCTATAAATTAAAAAATTATGAATGAAGAATTATGAATTATGAATTACTTAGCGTCTGTGCCATTTTTCATTCTTAATTCTTAATTCTTAATTTCCTATTATCTACTTAATTGCTTTCGAAAGTTCCAGCATCTTATTTATCGGACGCAGTGCCTTAATGCGTATTTCTTCATCCATCAGGATTTCAGGAAGTTCGTATTTCATGCATAAATACAATTTTTCCATTGTATTCAATTTCATGAAATGACATTCACTGCAATTACATTTATCATCGATAGTAAGTGCCGGAATAAGTTTCTTTCCGGGCGCCCGTTTACGCATCTCGTGCAATATACCTTCTTCGGTGGCTACAATAAATTCCTCTGCCGCATCATTTACTACATAATTAAGCAGATTTGCAGTAGAACCGATATAATGTGCAACCTGTAATACAGGTTTCTGAGCTTCAGGGTGTGCTATTAACTTCGCCTTCGGATGATTCAGCATTTGCTCTGCAATCCTTTCCAATGAAAAAGCTTCGTGCACAATGCAAGCTCCATCCCAAAGTATCATATCACGACCTGTCACCTGATTGATATATCGTCCCAGATTTTTATCAGGAGCAAATATTATTTTTTGCTCTTCAGGCAGCGAATTTATAATATGCTCGGCATTGGATGAAGTTACTATGATGTCGCTTTCGGCTTTTACGCCCGAGTCACAGTTGATATAGCTTACCACAATCGCTCCGGGATGTTTCTTTTTCAACTCTCTCAAACCTTCTCCTGAACAGGAATCTGCTAATGAACACCCGGCCAACAAATCAGGTAATATCACTTTCTTGGTCGG
Protein-coding sequences here:
- a CDS encoding restriction endonuclease subunit S, whose amino-acid sequence is MRFPEFEGEWEVTFLGNECTVNPKVSTLESEFVYVDLESVVKGVLISTNHINRSEAPSRAQRVLSDKDILFQCVRPYQLNNYIYHRQGSKQWVASTGYAQIRTKHNIDFLYQLLNSPQFNQEVMLRCTGTSYPAISGTDLGNIPISICSNEEQKKIGGLLFRIDDQIATQSKIIEGLKELKAWLSKQLFSRKLRFKDENGNDFPEWVETKLGEIAETYSGGTPTSTNNSYYIGNIPFIKSGEISSDKTEQFINEEALKNSSAKMVSKGDLLLALYGATSGEVAISQIAGAINQAVLVIKSMQNTNFLHHFLRCNKENIISTYLQGGQGNLSAQIVKNITINLPSLTEQKKIADFLSEIDNKVEVETTTFDLLTKQKHYLLRQMFI
- a CDS encoding restriction endonuclease subunit S, encoding MKEERKNKGNVPNLRFPEFEGEWEVKKLGEILKVGSGRDYKHLKEGNIPVFGTGGYMTSVNEFLFDGESVCIGRKGTINKPFYYNGKFWTVDTLFYTYSYKNVLPKFVFNVFEQINWLMYNEASGVPSLSKSTIEQIEISIPDISEQQKIASFLSLIDERIAAQSKIIEGLKELKAWLSKQLFSRKLRFKDDDGADFPEWKTQLLGNVTMVVSERNKNNEKLPVYSINNKDGFVPQNEQFEGIDSDDRGYDIKLYKVINKHTFAYNPARINVGSIGYSGNLENIIISSLYVCFKTQDSINDNFLFHFFKTNSFNKEVLKNVEGGVRDYLFYENFSKIRFEQPCMEEQGKITDFLSSYDYKIRIESKVLQQLEIQKKYLLKQMFI
- a CDS encoding type I restriction-modification system subunit M, translated to MSEEQQRILKAQLWKMACDMRGNMNASDFMNYGLGLIFYKYLSERIELYINEQLKNDKITFQIAWATEDEEFKQELREAAIEEIGYFLESEFLFSTLIADAKVGKFILEVLGVAFKRIEDSTLSADSQDDFQNLFDDVDLTSAKLGKTADDKNKLISSLLLALDEIDFRLEDAEIDVLGDAYEYMIGEFAAGAGQKAGEFYTPQEVSTILARIVTVDHSRLRNVYDPTCGSGSLLLRVAKEGGAEFIYGQEKNPTTYNLARMNMLLHNQRYDKFEIRSGDTLEDDQFENEVFDAIVANPPFSANWTADSKYNTDDRFSRAGALAPKSKADYAFILHMIHHLSDGGTMACVAPHGVLFRGASEGKIRRYLIENKNYIDAIIGLPANLFYGTSIPTCILVFKKCRKDGDNILFIDASKAFEKVKNQNKLREEHIDKIVDTYATRAELEKYSHRASLQEIIDNDFNLNIPRYVDTFEEEEEIDIHAVMREIKELEAKRSDLDSQIEVYLKELGLVF
- a CDS encoding DUF5655 domain-containing protein, giving the protein MILYKSLGDKLEQIKEKPFKLERDIQNLFEQNLPLIMGLELVKSEFTIKSKRIDTLAYDPQSKAFVIIEYKRDRNASVVDQGFTYLSLMLQNKADFILEYNEGLEKTLARDSVDWSQTRVVFVSTDFTENQKEATNFKDLAIELWEFKRFENGTVTISPIRKTKSAESIKPITQTNTELKEVTNEIKVYTEEDLLRGKSEEVIELYEKFKSSILNLADGIEVRPQKFYIAFKIGNNNVCDFEIQKNGLKLTINIKRGNLDDPKNITRDISSVGHLGNGDYEVKVADDKNLEYIMSLVKQAI